A stretch of DNA from Noviherbaspirillum sedimenti:
GCCATGGTAATCCTCGTGCAGCGATTTGCCGGCGTCTTCTTCCAGGTGCGCGCGCGTCAATTGCACGCTGCGCAATTCCGCCTTGCCATCCTTTTCCAGCACGAATGCCACGGTGCCGCCCTGTACCACCGGAATTTCAAACTGGCTGATCTGGTAGCCCTTGGGCAGGTCCGGATAAAAATAGTTTTTACGCGCAAACACCGATTGCGGCGCGATGGTCGCGCCCACCGCCAGGCCGAACTGGATGGCGCGTTCGACCGCGCCCTTGTTCATCACCGGCAAGACGCCCGGCAAGGCCAGGTCCACCGGGCAGGCTTGCGTGTTGGCGGCCGCACCGAAGGCGATCGGCGCGCCGCTGAAAATTTTGCTTTGGGTGGTCAACTGCGCGTGCGTTTCCATCCCGATTACGACTTCCCACTGCATATGTATTCCTCGCTCTATTCGCTATGTTCGCACTGTTCGACTTACACGCCGTCCGGGGTTTTTTGATGGTGCAGCCGCGGTTTTGGGCGGCATGCCGTCCGGCGGCGTAACGGCATCCGCTTGCAAGCGGATGCTCCCATTGCATCACTAGACATCGGTTGGCCTTTTTTGATGCCAGTCGGTCGCCAACTGGTACTGGTGCGCGATATTCAGCAGTTTGGCTTCGTTGAAGTAATTGCCGATGAGCTGCAGGCCGACCGGACGCTTGCCATTCTTGTCGCCCGCCCCAAAACCGCAGGGAATCGACATGCCGGGCAAGCCCGCCAGGCTGGTCGACAGCGTGAAGATATCGGCCAGGTAATTGGCCACCGGGTCGTCGGCTTTGGCGCCCAGGTCCCATGCCACGGTCGGCGTCACCGGTCCCATGATGACGTCGCAGGACTGGAAGGCTTGCTGGAAATCCTGCGCGATCAGGCGGCGGATCTTTTGCGCCTGCAGGTAATAGGCGTCGTAATAGCCGTGCGACAGCACGTAGGCGCCCACCAGGATGCGCCGCTTGACCTCGTCGCCGAAGCCTTCGGCGCGGGTCTTGCAGTACATGTCGGAGAGATCCTTGTAGTCCTTGGCGCGGTGGCCGTAGCGCACGCCGTCGAAGCGCGACAGGTTGGACGAGGCTTCGGCCGGGGCGATCACGTAATACACGGGAATCGACAGCTCGGTCTTGGGCAGGCTGATGTCGACCAGGGTGGCGCCCAGCTTTTCATATTCCTTGAGGGCGGCCCGCACGGCTGCCTCGACATCGGCCGCCAGACCTGCACCGAAGTATTCGCGCGGCACGCCGATACGCAGGCCGGTCAGCGGGGCGTTCAAATCGCGGGTGTAGTCTTCGTCGGCGCGCGGAATGCTGGTCGAGTCGCGTTCGTCAAAGCCGGCCATGGCGTTGAGCAGCAGGGCACAGTCTTCGGCGGTCTGCGCCATCGGGCCGCCCTGGTCGAGCGAGGAGGCGAAGGCGATCATGCCGAAGCGCGACACCCGTCCGTAAGTCGGCTTGATGCCGGTGACGCCGCATAGCGACGCCGGCTGGCGGATCGAGCCGCCGGTGTCGGTGGCGGTGGCGCCTGGCGCCAGGCGCGCGGCAATTGCCGCCGCCGAGCCGCCCGAGGAGCCGCCCGGAATGGCGGTCTTGTCCCAGGGGTTTTTGACGGCGCCAAAGTATGAATTTTCATTCGACGAGCCCATGGCGAACTCGTCGCAGTTCAGCTTGCCCAGGGTGACGGTGCCGGCGGCGTTGAAGCGTTCGACCACGGTGGCATCGAAGGGGCTGACGTAATTTTCCAGCATTTTCGAGCCGGCGGTCGAGCGCCAGCCGCGTGTCACAAAGATATCCTTGTGGGCGATCGGGATGCCGGTCAGCGCAGTGGCGTCGCCGCCCGCCAGGCGGGCATCGGCCGCTTTGGCTTGTTGTAATGTCAATTCTTCATCGACATGCAGGTAGGCGTTCAGGTCGCTTTGCCGGATCCGGCCCAGGTACAGGCTGGCCAGTTCGCTGGCGGAAATGTCGCGGGCGTGCAGCAGCGCCGAGAGTTGTTTGATGGTTTTGGTATGCATGAATTCGCTCAGTAGGCGGTTGTGGCTTATTCGATCACCTTGGGTACCAGGTACAGACCGTCCTGGGTGGCCGGGGCGACTTGCTGGTAGTCGTCGCGGCGGTTGGGCTCGGTGACGACATCCTCGCGCAGGCGCAGCGCCAGATCTTGCTGGAGGGCGGCGATCGGGTGATTCAGCGGCTCGACGCCGGTGGTATCGACGGCTTTCATCTGTTCAACCAGGGCAAAAATGCCATTGAGCTTGTCCAGGGTGGCAGTTGCCTGCGTATCTGTCAGTTCCAGTTGCGCCAGCTTGGCAAGGCGTTTTACGTCAGAGAATTCGAGTGACATGGTCGGGAAAGGGGTAGCCTTATAGGAGCATTTTTAAAAAAGCAAAAAAGCGTTGTAATCCAGCAAAAAACTTACCAAAGCAGCGTATTCCCTGCACATTTTTGGTTTTTCCACGCGCTAATTTAAGCCAGATTATAAGGTAGAATGTCGGGCTATTACCTTGCTGGTGCCGCTTGCGGTGCGGGCACCGGGCGGAATCGGATTTGTGGGATGCATGCCGCTACGCTTGACGCCGTCCCCAATATTTTTAATTTTATTAATTGTTACGCGCATGTTGCTTGCGCGTCAGGGCAAATACATGTTTGGATTTCTACGCGGCTACTTTTCGAACGACCTGGCCATCGATCTGGGCACGGCCAACACGCTGATTTATGTGCGCAGCCTGGGCATCGTGCTCGATGAGCCGTCGGTGGTGGCGATTCGCCAGCAGGGCGGGCCGAACGGCAAGAAAACCATCATGGCAGTCGGCCAGGAAGCCAAGCAGATGCTGGGCAAGGTGCCAGGCAATATCGAGGCGATCCGGCCGATGAAGGATGGCGTGATCGCCGACTTTACCGTCACCGAGCAGATGTTGAAGCAATTCATCCGCATGGCGCATGACTCCAAACTGTTCAAGCCTAGCCCGCGCATCATCATTTGCGTGCCGTGCGGCTCGACCCAGGTCGAGCGCCGCGCCATCCGCGAATCGGCGCTGGGCGCCGGCGCCTCCCAGGTGTTCCTGATCGAGGAACCGATGGCAGCAGCGATCGGCGCGGGCCTGCCGGTATCGGAAGCGACCGGCTCCATGGTGGTCGATATCGGCGGCGGCACCACCGAAGTGGGCATCATCTCGCTGGGCGGCATGGTGTACAAGGGCTCAATCCGTGTCGGTGGCGACAAGTTCGATGAAGCGATCGTCAACTACATCCGCCGCAATTACGGCATGCTGATCGGCGAACAGACCGCTGAAGCGATCAAGAAGGAAATCGGTTCCGCCTTCCCGGGTTCCGAAGTCAAGGAAATGGAAGTCAAGGGCCGCAACCTGTCCGAAGGCATCCCGCGCTCGTTCACCATTTCGTCCAACGAAATCCTCGAAGCCCTGACTGACCCGTTGAACAACATCGTCTCGGCCGTCAAGAACGCGCTGGAACAGACGCCACCGGAACTGGGCGCCGATATTGCCGAAAAGGGCATGATGCTGACCGGCGGCGGCGCCCTGCTGCGCGACCTCGAC
This window harbors:
- the gatC gene encoding Asp-tRNA(Asn)/Glu-tRNA(Gln) amidotransferase subunit GatC, whose product is MSLEFSDVKRLAKLAQLELTDTQATATLDKLNGIFALVEQMKAVDTTGVEPLNHPIAALQQDLALRLREDVVTEPNRRDDYQQVAPATQDGLYLVPKVIE
- the gatA gene encoding Asp-tRNA(Asn)/Glu-tRNA(Gln) amidotransferase subunit GatA codes for the protein MHTKTIKQLSALLHARDISASELASLYLGRIRQSDLNAYLHVDEELTLQQAKAADARLAGGDATALTGIPIAHKDIFVTRGWRSTAGSKMLENYVSPFDATVVERFNAAGTVTLGKLNCDEFAMGSSNENSYFGAVKNPWDKTAIPGGSSGGSAAAIAARLAPGATATDTGGSIRQPASLCGVTGIKPTYGRVSRFGMIAFASSLDQGGPMAQTAEDCALLLNAMAGFDERDSTSIPRADEDYTRDLNAPLTGLRIGVPREYFGAGLAADVEAAVRAALKEYEKLGATLVDISLPKTELSIPVYYVIAPAEASSNLSRFDGVRYGHRAKDYKDLSDMYCKTRAEGFGDEVKRRILVGAYVLSHGYYDAYYLQAQKIRRLIAQDFQQAFQSCDVIMGPVTPTVAWDLGAKADDPVANYLADIFTLSTSLAGLPGMSIPCGFGAGDKNGKRPVGLQLIGNYFNEAKLLNIAHQYQLATDWHQKRPTDV
- a CDS encoding rod shape-determining protein; the encoded protein is MFGFLRGYFSNDLAIDLGTANTLIYVRSLGIVLDEPSVVAIRQQGGPNGKKTIMAVGQEAKQMLGKVPGNIEAIRPMKDGVIADFTVTEQMLKQFIRMAHDSKLFKPSPRIIICVPCGSTQVERRAIRESALGAGASQVFLIEEPMAAAIGAGLPVSEATGSMVVDIGGGTTEVGIISLGGMVYKGSIRVGGDKFDEAIVNYIRRNYGMLIGEQTAEAIKKEIGSAFPGSEVKEMEVKGRNLSEGIPRSFTISSNEILEALTDPLNNIVSAVKNALEQTPPELGADIAEKGMMLTGGGALLRDLDRLLMEETGLPVIVAEDPLTCVVRGSGMALERMDKLGSIFSYE